Proteins encoded within one genomic window of Oncorhynchus nerka isolate Pitt River linkage group LG9b, Oner_Uvic_2.0, whole genome shotgun sequence:
- the fndc7a gene encoding fibronectin type III domain-containing protein 7 — MGATDFKVLQLLLLISLSEICGAQKDITLSVFQVSTKSMTVRWSRYSGASSYKITATPKTSPQPSAFAQFSGNSVMGSVNSLSANTMYTIRVEAIDKAGNVLSSAELDGSSSPEVPTIKQAYSKQSDSITVEFSEVMGASGYILRAESEVGDFLSETVVTSSPSTVLQLQPYTDYTLSVMSVNSAGRSQPSAPVQIRTVVAAPQLNSTSPRNDTILVTWSPVNHAVLYTLCIIKEGSNSRLKLNTSDPFMTFDDLEPGTIYCVKGTAWDLDGRPGDDLTVCQITRPLSPGTIQVFLTQTRSGGLAVYWQMVHGADVYLAKTSTGQNCSASGRFCMISPLSCGQNHSVTVTAENRAGTSNPSDPEEFITFPCPLEQVWVDEHQAGSCWVSWTQMPLVEYYIAFVKRDDGSEERCNTTDTTCHFHCMCGYTYLITMFTYNQAGSSPPGDVFNYTTIPCCPEDVTIALVSTETLEIMWSPVRGAELYETTAEEIDDVIHCKDTAPVCALSNLRCNTQYSVVVTTCSEIRGCNRTCNPHTHETAPCSPEILSVSQTNSSSSVSVLYTAPNTPNTTYTVTAVGLTDTHTCQSLSTSCQLTQLPCGATYDVTAYARTAVGPSLSSYSVPLETGPCCPHTLTVDQVTQAMTNVTWSPATGARSYVTALTSSRGHAKCHTMDTHCLMGCITCGTNYSVSLEAISRTGHKAECRYHGFSSSACCPSSVKLYRMANKSLRVYWHSSGPQNHTVDLIGTGTNHTCIPPPLSSSCDVAEVMCGDVYTMVVAPVNQDGSKVTFCPGRIYSVSCSGSGVGMVIYRGKRSVD; from the exons ATGGGAGCAACAGATTTTAAAGTGTTACAGCTCTTGCTTTTAATCAGTTTATCTGAG ATATGTGGAGCGCAAAAAG ACATAACGTTATCCGTGTTCCAAGTGTCCACAAAAAGTATGACGGTGCGATGGAGTCGTTACTCTGGGGCAAGCTCCTACAAAATCACCGCCACACCAAAGACCTCTCCTCAACCGTCCGCATTCGCCCAGTTCAGCGGGAACTCCGTCATGGGCTCTGTTAACTCTCTCTCCGCCAACACGATGTACACCATTCGGGTCGAGGCCATTGACAAAGCGGGCAACGTCCTGAGCAGTGCAGAGTTGGACGGGAGctcat CCCCCGAGGTACCTACCATTAAGCAGGCCTACTCCAAGCAGAGCGACAGCATCACTGTGGAGTTCAGTGAGGTAATGGGGGCGAGCGGCTACATCCTGCGAGCTGAGTCTGAGGTGGGAGACTTCTTATCAGAGACCGTGGTGACCAGCTCCCCCAGCACCGTGCTGCAGTTGCAGCCATACACAGACTACACCCTCAGTGTCATGTCTGTCAACAGCGCGGGACGCAGCCAGCCCTCAGCACCCGTCCAGATCAGAACGG TGGTGGCGGCCCCACAGCTAAACTCCACCTCTCCCAGAAATGACACCATCCTGGTGACCTGGTCCCCGGTCAACCACGCGGTCCTCTACACCCTCTGCATCATCAAGGAGGGCTCCAACTCTCGCCTCAAACTCAACACCAGTGACCCATTCATGACCTTTGATGACCTGGAGCCCGGTACCATCTACTGCGTCAAGGGCACGGCCTGGGACCTGGACGGTCGCCCCGGAGACGACCTCACTGTGTGTCAGATCACCC GTCCTCTCAGCCCTGGGACCATCCAGGTGTTTTTGACCCAGACCAGGTCTGGGGGTTTGGCAGTCTACTGGCAGATGGTGCATGGGGCAGACGTCTACTTGGCAAAGACTTCTACTGGTCAGAACTGCTCTGCCTCAGGGAGGTTCTGTATGATCAGCCCACTGAGCTGCGGGCAGAACCACAGTGTGACTGTTACAGCCGAGAACAGAGCTGGAACCAGCAACCCCTCTGACCCAGAGGAATTCATCACAT tcccaTGCCCTCTGGAGCAAGTCTGGGTAGATGAGCACCAGGCGGGCAGCTGCTGGGTGTCGTGGACTCAGATGCCCTTGGTGGAGTACTACATCGCTTTTGTCAAGAGAGACGACGGGTCTGAGGAGCGCTGTAACACCACTGACACCACCTGTCACTTCCACTGCATGTGTGGCTACACCTACCTCATCACCATGTTCACCTACAACCAGGCTGGCTCCAGTCCACCGGGAGACGTGTTCAACTATACCACCA tTCCCTGTTGCCCAGAGGACGTTACCATAGCACTGGTGTCGACGGAGACCCTGGAGATCATGTGGTCGCCGGTGCGGGGGGCGGAGCTATACGAGACGACGGCGGAGGAGATTGATGATGTCATCCACTGTAAGGACACGGCGCCTGTGTGTGCTCTGTCCAACCTACGCTGTAATACACAGTACAGTGTGGTGGTGACAACATGCAGTGAAATACGAGGCTGCAACCGCACCTGCAATCCTCACACACAcgagacag cTCCCTGTTCTCCAGAGATCCTGAGTGTATCTCAGACCAACTCATCCTCGAGTGTCAGTGTCTTGTACACGGCCCCCAACACCCCCAACACTACCTACACCGTCACAGCCGTGGgcctcactgacacacacacctgtcaatcACTCTCCACCTCTTGCCAGCTCACACAGCTGCCCTGCGGAGCCACCTATGATGTCACAGCGTATGCCAGGACAGCAGTGGGGCCAAGCCTGTCCAGCTATAGCGTGCCCCTGGAAACAG GTCCCTGCTGCCCCCACACCCTGACAGTAGACCAGGTGACCCAGGCCATGACCAACGTCACCTGGTCCCCCGCTACAGGGGCGCGCTCCTATGTCACGGCGCTGACATCATCTCGGGGACACGCCAAGTGCCACACCATGGACACACACTGCCTGATGGGATGCATCACCTGCGGGACCAACTATAGCGTGAGCCTGGAGGCCATCAGCAGGACAGGCCACAAGGCAGAATGCAGATATCATGGGTTCTCATCCA GCGCCTGTTGTCCATCGAGTGTCAAGCTCTACCGGATGGCCAACAAATCTCTGAGGGTGTACTGGCACTCCTCGGGCCCCCAGAACCACACGGTGGACCTGATTGGGACAGGCACCAACCACACCTGCATCCCCCCGCCTCTCAGCAGCTCCTGTGACGTGGCCGAGGTCATGTGTGGGGACGTGTACACCATGGTGGTGGCACCTGTCAATCAGGATGGGAGCAAAGTCACATTCTGTCCCGGCAGGATCTACTCTG TGTCCTGCTCCGGAAGTGGTGTAGGAATGG TGATCTATCGGGGAAAGAGAAGTGTCGATTAG